From a single Aspergillus puulaauensis MK2 DNA, chromosome 2, nearly complete sequence genomic region:
- a CDS encoding uncharacterized protein (COG:S;~EggNog:ENOG410PUQ9;~TransMembrane:7 (o12-35i47-72o92-114i126-147o176-196i208-226o256-275i)) gives MSDPDADANRGWILHAVAWPLLGICIILMVLRLWVRLRILRSWGWDDATILLALVKAAINTILVIISVAYGAGRHMVQLTEHQKSMAMKYQILSQGFHVTSTNWGKVSVALFLIRIIGGVNNHKALLYTLIVVMTLINAGGVFTIYAQCIPTRKLWNFDMQEGHCWPPGTQQKYAFFQGSVSALTDLILAIYPLFTIRRLQMAIKVKVGLGIVLSLGIVAMVAAIIKTTHLAGLTSYEDYSWKTVNLTIWVTLEQYLIILAACIPALTPLFNIIVRHRSSKRSKSTTHELAGTMRAAHLKSKSKSKAAKTQTTNIDHQQYVPFASVGRDFVEYPLTWTASSRRDRENGTNISSGSDSETPITGSTQPQVPRGILRTMEFHIQEVPANRYEHVG, from the exons TTGCTAGGCATATGCATCATCCTCATGGTCCTGCGCCTGTGGGTGCGCCTGCGCATCCTCCGCTCCTGGGGCTGGGACGACGCAaccatcctcctcgcgctcgtcaaggccgccaTCAATACGATCCTTGTCATCATCAGCGTCGCATATGGTGCCGGGCGGCATATGGTCCAGCTCACGGAGCACCAGAAGAGCATGGCAATGAAGTACCAGATCTTGTCGCAGGGGTTTCACGTTACGTCGACAAACTGGGGGAAGGTGTCGGTTGCGCTGTTTCTGATTCGGATTATCGGCGGCGTGAATAACCATAAGGCACTGCTTTATACGCTGATTGTTGTCATGACTTTGATCAATGCTGGTGGTGTCTTTACGATCTACGCGCAGTGTATCCCGACGAGGAAGTTGTGGAATTTCGATATGCAAGAGGGACACTGCTGGCCCCCGGGGACGCAGCAGAAATATGCCTTCTTTCAGGGTT CTGTATCGGCACTCACCGATCTCATCCTCGCGATATACCCCCTGTTCACAATCCGGAGACTGCAGATGGCAATAAAGGTCAAGGTCGGGCTGGGCATCGTCCTCTCGCTCGGAATTGT CGCCATGGTCGCCGCAATCATCAAAACCACCCACCTCGCCGGCCTCACCTCCTACGAAGACTACAGCTGGAAAACCGTCAACCTGACCATCTGGGTCACCCTCGAGCAATACCTGATCATCCTCGCCGCGTGCATACCCGCCCTAACGCCtctcttcaacatcatcgtcCGCCACCGCTCCAGCAAGCGCAGCAAGTCCACCACGCACGAACTCGCCGGCACCATGCGCGCGGCACACTTAAAATCCAAGTCGAAATCAAAGGCCGCCAAGACACAAACCACCAACATCGATCACCAGCAGTATGTGCCCTTTGCGAGCGTGGGGCGGGATTTCGTCGAGTACCCGCTGACGTGGACGGCGTCGTCGCGGAGGGACCGCGAGAATGGCACCAATATCAGCAGTGGGAGTGATAGCGAAACGCCGATTACGGGGTCGACGCAGCCTCAGGTTCCCAGGGGGATCTTGCGAACGATGGAGTTTCATATCCAGGAGGTTCCGGCGAATCGGTATGAGCATGTTGGGTAG
- a CDS encoding Zn(II)2Cys6 transcription factor domain-containing protein (COG:S;~EggNog:ENOG410Q1K5;~InterPro:IPR036864,IPR001138;~PFAM:PF00172;~TransMembrane:2 (o226-248i269-288o);~go_function: GO:0000981 - DNA-binding transcription factor activity, RNA polymerase II-specific [Evidence IEA];~go_function: GO:0008270 - zinc ion binding [Evidence IEA];~go_process: GO:0006355 - regulation of transcription, DNA-templated [Evidence IEA]), whose protein sequence is MTSRSKGSLGCENCRRRRIKCNQLRPRCSQCARAGLHCLGYRSTLDLHFKDQTATIASKFLPRKKLSASTHNRQRLTAPTAVPYSLTATTPTLNIEELAWKYYFSNFNITRPNASTAGNPEPYLATSSSGMCSVTSVGLAALATVRKDPHMMDLARRKYSAALRYLARAVADPAELEKGSTTSASFNLSMFEMIISDTPSAAYSWMKHIRGTAALMRVVQLPTTNMVFAMVGCLQVAFTVAVGCLIANQPVPPYIITLIKSFRNEECREIAPIIELFIILSALVNLYAEAEGAGADVGDDLSPALSDIDADLISWKRRLPSIWTGDPNTGSTVHTGNPHWKPKVWGYYQLCRILTHRVLLDHTAQSADRRAESLGVLSQMSGQIYDHVPTMLRRSFGCPDQCLGLTSDVFFLVTILQVLVKLTDRCTVVREWAGPAQNQLGERFDPLKHFVARFLHWNRGEQEE, encoded by the exons ATGACATCCCGCAGCAAAGGAAGTCTAGGGTGTGAAAACTGTCGCCGGCGACGTATTAAA TGCAACCAGCTGCGCCCACGATGCTCTCAATGTGCACGAGCAGGGCTTCACTGCTTAGGATACAGAAGTACACTAGATCTGCACTTCAAAGACCAAACTGCCACCATCGCGAGCAAATTCCTGCCACGCAAGAAGTTATCAGCATCCACTCACAACCGCCAAAGACTGACAGCGCCAACAGCCGTTCCATATTCTTtgacagcaacaacaccaaccctaAACATCGAAGAACTCGCCTGGAAGTACTACTTCAgcaacttcaacatcaccCGCCCCaacgccagcaccgccggCAACCCCGAGCCGTACCtcgcaacctcctcctcggggaTGTGCAGCGTCACCTCCGTCGGACTCGCTGCCCTCGCCACTGTCAGGAAAGACCCGCATATGATGGACCTCGCGCGACGGAAATACTCAGCGGCGCTACGCTATCTTGCCCGTGCAGTTGCGGATCCAGCGGAATTGGAGAAGGGGTCGACGACGAGCGCGAGTTTTAATTTGTCTATGTTTGAG ATGATAATATCTGATACCCCCTCCGCCGCATACTCCTGGATGAAACACATCCGGGGCACGGCAGCCCTAATGCGCGTTGTGCAACTGCCAACGACGAATATGGTTTTTGCGATGGTGGGGTGTTTGCAGGTTGCTTTTACTGTT GCCGTCGGATGTCTCATCGCCAACCAACCAGTCCCTCCATATATAATCACCCTGATAAAGTCCTTCCGAAATGAGGAATGTCGTGAAATCGCGCCGATAATCGAGTtattcatcatcctcagcgcGCTTGTCAATCTCTACGCCGAGGCAGAGGGGGCAGGGGCAGATGTCGGCGATGATCTCAGCCCAGCTCTATCAGATATCGACGCAGACCTGATATCCTGGAAAAGGCGACTCCCATCAATCTGGACCGGCGATCCAAACACAGGAAGCACCGTCCATACCGGAAACCCACACTGGAAACCCAAGGTATGGGGATACTACCAGCTCTGCCGGATTCTCACGCACCGGGTTCTGTTGGATCATACCGCGCAATCTGCGGACAGGAGGGCAGAATCGCTGGGAGTATTATCGCAGATGTCAGGCCAGATATACGATCATGTCCCTACGATGCTGAGGAGGTCGTTCGGCTGCCCCGACCAGTGTCTGGGATTGACCTCGGATGTGTTCTTCTTAGTGACCATTCTACAAGTCCTGGTTAAACTTACGGATCGCTGTACTGTCGTCAGGGAGTGGGCTGGGCCCGCGCAGAACCAGCTCGGAGAGCGCTTCGACCCGCTGAAGCACTTTGTCGCCAGGTTCCTACACTGGAACAgaggagagcaagaagaataA
- a CDS encoding aromatic alcohol reductase (COG:S;~EggNog:ENOG410PV5S;~InterPro:IPR016040,IPR036291;~PFAM:PF05368,PF03435,PF13460,PF01488): protein MATFQKVALLGKGALGSVLLTELLKAQYTVTVLTRSIASLGDLPTGATAKEVDYASVSSLTAALQGHDIVISTVSPSAIPLQKPAIDAAIQAGVKRFIPAEFGAMTSDPEGKKLPFHAPAVEIHEYLAAKADADEIEYTAFAVGGFLEMLFTVPLVVDFEKRAVALYDGGVHGFSVSRLSTVAKAVVASLGSSDETRNRLVRVHDTVLTQRKVYDIVRKWTPGETWTETQVDAEAAVQSILGQLAKGFHFSLVPALFAAAFMSGKYGGEYEGVDNELLGLGLMSDEEVEEFGLALRAQQ, encoded by the exons ATGGCCACATTCCAGAAAGTCGCCCTGCTGGGC AAAGGAGCCCTGGGCTCAGTCCTCCTCACTGAACTTCTCAAAGCCCAATATACTGTAACAGTCCTCACCCGCTCAATTGCCTCCCTAGGCGACCTACCGACCGGCGCCACAGCCAAAGAAGTGGACTATGCCTCCGTCTCAAGCCTAACAGCCGCCCTACAAGGGCACGACATCGTCATCTCAACCGTCTCGCCGTCCGCAATCCCGCTCCAAAAGCCTGCCATCGACGCCGCAATCCAAGCCGGCGTGAAACGATTCATCCCCGCCGAGTTTGGCGCCATGACGTCCGACCCAGAGGGGAAGAAACTGCCCTTCCATGCCCCGGCCGTTGAGATCCACGAGTATCTAGCTGCCAAGGCGGACGCCGACGAGATCGAGTATACGGCGTTTGCGGTTGGTGGGTTCTTGGAGATGTTGTTTACCGTGCCGCTTGTGGTGGATTTTGAGAAGCGCGCTGTTGCGCTGTATGATGGCGGTGTTCATGGGTTTAGTGTTAGTCGGTTGAGCACGGTTGCGAAGGCGGTTGTTGCGTCGTTGGGCAGCTCCGATGAGACGAGGAATCGTCTTGTTCGTGTTCATGATACCGTTCTCACGCAGCGGAAGGTGTATGATATTGTGAGGAAGTGGACACCGGGCGAGACGTGGACGGAGACACAGGTggatgctgaggctgctgtTCAGAGTATCCTGGGACAGCTGGCAAAGGGGTTTCATTTTTCCCTCGTTCCAGCATTGTTTGCTGCGGCATTTATGAGTGGGAAGTATGGGGGTGAGTATGAGGGGGTGGATAATGAGCTGTTAGGCCTGGGGTTGATGAgtgacgaggaggtcgaggagttTGGCCTGGCATTGAGGGCACAGCAGTAG
- a CDS encoding lysozyme (CAZy:GH25;~COG:M;~EggNog:ENOG410PNC1;~InterPro:IPR017853,IPR002053,IPR008270,IPR018077;~PFAM:PF01183;~SECRETED:SignalP(1-19);~go_function: GO:0003796 - lysozyme activity [Evidence IEA];~go_process: GO:0009253 - peptidoglycan catabolic process [Evidence IEA];~go_process: GO:0016998 - cell wall macromolecule catabolic process [Evidence IEA]): protein MKLLSLLALPGVAYAAVQGFDISHYQPEVDYSGAYASGARFVMIKATEGTTYTDPAFSTHYTGATKAKLIRGGYHFAQPGSSSGKAQAEYFIAHGGGWSGDGQTLPGMLDLEAGCYGLSTSAMSSWIQEFGETYKAAAGRYPMIYTTTSWWTECTGNNGDFGQYPLVLARWAGSAGSPPKGWDTHSIWQNADTYKFGGDSDVWNGSEESLKKFASTK, encoded by the exons ATGAagctcctctctctcctcgctctccccGGCGTTGCCTACGCCGCCGTCCAGGGCTTCGATATCTCCCACTACCAGCCCGAGGTCGACTACTCTGGTGCTTATGCCTCCGGCGCCCGCTTCGTTATGATCAAG GCCACCGAGGGCACCACCTACACGGACCCCGCCTTCAGCACCCACTACACCGGcgccaccaaggccaagctCATCCGCGGCGGATACCACTTCGCCCAGCccggctccagctccggcaaggcccaggccgagTACTTCATCGCGCACGGCGGCGGCTGGTCCGGCGATGGCCAGACCCTGCCGGGCATGCTCGATCTCGAGGCCGGCTGCTACGGCCTCTCCACGTCCGCCATGTCCTCCTGGATCCAGGAGTTCGGCGAGACATACAAGGCTGCCGCGGGTCGCTACCCCATGATctacaccaccaccagctggTGGACCGAGTGCACCGGTAACAACGGGGACTTTGGGCAGTACCCTCTTGTCCTTGCCCGCTGGGCCGGGTCTGCTGGAAGCCCGCCTAAGGGATGGGATACGCACTCGATCTGGCAAAATGCCGATACGTATAAGTTTGGTGGCGACTCTGATGTCTGGAATGGCAGTGAGGAGAGCCTGAAGAAGTTTGCTTCTACCAAGTaa
- a CDS encoding uncharacterized protein (COG:S;~EggNog:ENOG410PI90;~InterPro:IPR036291,IPR008030;~PFAM:PF13460,PF05368), whose protein sequence is MSTSNLLVFGATGAIGSYIIAAIVNARDSFNRIAVFTSPNTLSTKETEINILRDKGVEILVGDVTNKDDVFKAFDGIDTIVSVLGRGVITAQIQLIHWADAAPQIRRFLPSEYGTDIEYSPASASEKPHQAKLQVRAALRATRDLEYAFVVTGPYADVPFFLGANKDPGYAGGSFDVKQRKAVLLGDGKGGISLVTCGDVGKFVVHALTHWEKARGRALKLNSFTTTPDEILAEFEKQTGEKWGVEYTPLDKLRQLEKEAWEKGQPDATGLTLRRIWTEGGTLYERRDNEDIGAEDTVTLAGAVKDAIRAQLS, encoded by the exons ATGTCCACATCAaacctcctcgtcttcgggGCCACCGGCGCCATCGGGTCGTACATCATCGCTGCAATCGTCAACGCCCGCGACTCCTTCAACCGcatcgccgtcttcaccagCCCCAACACCCTGTCGACGAAGGAAACAGAGATCAACATCCTCCGCGACAAGGGAGTTGAAATTCTCGTCGGCGATGTCACAAACAAAGACGACGTTTTCAAGGCATTTGACG GAATCGACACGATCGTCTCAGTTCTCGGCCGGGGCGTGATCACCGCCCAAATCCAACTAATCCACTGGGCCGACGCTGCACCGCAAATCCGCCGCTTCCTGCCCTCCGAGTACGGCACCGACATCGAGTACAGCCCCGCGTCGGCGTCCGAGAAGCCGCACCAGGCGAAACTGCAGGTGCGCGCTGCCCTGCGCGCGACGAGGGACCTGGAGTATGCGTTTGTGGTGACGGGGCCGTATGCGGATGTTCCGTTCTTTTTGGGTGCGAATAAGGATCCGGGGTATGCGGGTGGGAGCTTTGATGTTAAGCAGCGGAAGgcggtgctgctgggggATGGGAAAGGGGGGATTAGTTTGGTTACTTGTGGAGA TGTTGGGAAATTCGTCGTGCATGCCCTGACGCACTGGGAGAAGGCGCGCGGTCGAGCACTCAAGCTGAACTCGTTCACGACGACGCCGGATGAGATCCTAGCCGAGTTCGAGAAGCAGACCGGGGAGAAATGGGGTGTTGAGTATACCCCGCTGGACAAGTTGAGGcagctcgagaaggaggcgTGGGAGAAGGGGCAGCCGGATGCGACGGGGCTGACGCTCAGGAGGATCTGGACAGAGGGAGGGACGCTGTATGAGCGTCGCGATAATGAGGATATTGGGGCTGAGGATACAGTTACTCTGGCTGGGGCTGTGAAGGATGCGATTAGAGCGCAGCTGTCGTGA
- a CDS encoding FAD-binding oxidoreductase (COG:C;~EggNog:ENOG410PH7J;~InterPro:IPR006094,IPR040165,IPR036318,IPR016166, IPR016169;~PFAM:PF01565;~go_function: GO:0016491 - oxidoreductase activity [Evidence IEA];~go_function: GO:0050660 - flavin adenine dinucleotide binding [Evidence IEA];~go_function: GO:0071949 - FAD binding [Evidence IEA];~go_process: GO:0055114 - oxidation-reduction process [Evidence IEA]), with the protein MGLERHKTAVSRIASAIRGFYERREPFRINHGSTNSTRPIRRQNQVDISDLRNVLSVDPATRTALVEPNVPMDRLVEATLKHGLVPPVVMEFPGITAGGGYAGTAGESSSFRHGFFDRTINYVEMVMADGTVMKVSEGENADLFRGAAGAVGTLGVTTLMELQLVEAKKFVKATYHPQRSVRDSVANVHAETLNERNDYVDGIVYGPEHGVVVAGEMTNDMPDTAKVQTFSRAWDPWYYLHVKDKTRTGNSPVVDYIPLAEYLFRYDRGGFWVGQAAFDYFHFPFSRATRWFLDDFLHTRMLYKALHASGESSRFVVQDLALPYSNAEAFIDHTSQNLGIWPLWLCPLKQSPAPTFHPHSSVESPGFTADQMLNIGVWGFGPKDPEEFITANRELEHRLRELGGMKWFYAHTYYGKDEFWNMYNKEWYEGLRQKYNATTLPSVYDKVKIDVDADRKEREESWSRKARGIWPVGGLWGIKKAIESKEYHIHRNSTWKWKQ; encoded by the coding sequence ATGGGCCTCGAGCGACACAAGACGGCCGTCTCGCGGATCGCCTCGGCCATCCGCGGCTTCTACGAGCGCAGAGAACCCTTCCGGATAAACCACGGGTCCACAAACAGCACGCGACCGATCCGACGCCAGAACCAAGTCGACATCAGCGACCTGCGCAATGTGCTGAGCGTTGATCCGGCGACGCGGACGGCGCTCGTCGAGCCCAATGTCCCCATGGACCGTCTTGTCGAGGCGACGCTGAAGCATGGGCTTGTACCGCCCGTTGTGATGGAGTTCCCCGGGATAACTGCGGGTGGAGGCTATGCGGGGACGGCGGGGGAGAGTAGTAGTTTCCGGCATGGGTTTTTTGATCGCACGATTAACTACGTGGAGATGGTTATGGCGGATGGGACGGTTATGAAGGTGTCGGAGGGTGAGAATGCGGATTTGTTTCGCGGGGCTGCTGGGGCGGTTGGGACTTTGGGGGTTACGACCTTGATGGAGCTGCAGCTTGTTGAGGCGAAGAAGTTTGTCAAGGCGACGTATCACCCGCAGCGGAGTGTGAGAGATTCGGTGGCGAATGTGCATGCTGAGACGCTGAATGAGCGAAACGATTATGTCGATGGCATTGTGTATGGGCCGGaacatggtgttgttgttgcgggcGAGATGACGAATGATATGCCAGACACTGCAAAGGTGCAGACGTTTAGTCGGGCTTGGGATCCGTGGTACTATCTGCATGTCAAGGACAAGACGCGGACTGGGAACTCGCCGGTGGTCGACTATATCCCGCTGGCCGAGTACCTATTCCGGTATGACCGCGGTGGGTTCTGGGTTGGGCAAGCTGCGTTTGACTATTTCCATTTCCCATTCAGCCGGGCAACGCGATGGTTCCTGGACGATTTCCTGCACACACGAATGCTGTACAAGGCTCTTCACGCAAGCGGGGAGTCAAGCCGATTCGTTGTCCAAGATCTCGCGCTCCCGTACTCCAACGCCGAGGCGTTCATCGACCATACCAGCCAGAACCTGGGTATCTGGCCGCTCTGGCTATGCCCGCTCAAGCAGAGCCCTGCACCGACATTCCACCCGCATTCCAGCGTGGAAAGCCCTGGCTTCACGGCGGACCAGATGCTGAATATCGGCGTCTGGGGATTCGGACCGAAGGACCCGGAGGAGTTTATCACTGCCAACCGGGAGCTCGAGCACCGGCTGCGCGAGCTCGGGGGGATGAAGTGGTTCTACGCGCACACGTACTACGGCAAAGACGAGTTCTGGAACATGTACAACAAGGAGTGGTACGAGGGCCTGCGACAGAAGTACAACGCGACCACTCTTCCCAGTGTCTACGACAAGGTCAAGATTGACGTGGACGCCGACCGCAAGGAGCGCGAGGAGTCGTGGAGCCGCAAAGCCCGCGGGATCTGGCCGGTTGGAGGGCTGTGGGGGATTAAGAAGGCGATTGAGAGCAAGGAGTACCATATCCATCGCAATTCCACCTGGAAGTGGAAGCAATAA
- a CDS encoding phenylacetaldoxime dehydratase family protein (COG:S;~EggNog:ENOG410PQ3H;~InterPro:IPR025702;~PFAM:PF13816), which yields MWGTRLPAETPIVTSIFGIQHHPSKDTDNSTLINTFNALITNQPARIENLGQDNPVPTRIWLTYWPSRAAYQKWWTSDPVASFWASLPDDAGVYREILTVPPGKTQHGTNVSDRISGMAHLGEFESILDKSGYWGCYYDRMGDVTKENKFRTEVSKKPTRTHPLSITPQGSGEGSGNLPIRRGRVQLPTLPDNIAFVVEGQDHGLILPGEKEHWLENFDQPVTDWISDLVAAGPEKGILDSRLCYNPEGGMYKAVDAQPRELNFNDKVQLFYFLDMEAMESIGRENLGHVKLRRGFMQSYGPGGVMTELPGKLRLWVEASILKGKDMECEYIGCVEGTGLMGLNWD from the coding sequence ATGTGGGGAACAAGACTCCCAGCAGAAACCCCCATAGTCACCTCCATCTTCGGAATCCAACACCACCCCTCAAAAGACACCGACAATTCTACCCTCATAAacaccttcaacgccctaataaccaaccaacccgcCCGCATCGAAAACCTCGGACAGGACAACCCCGTTCCAACACGCATTTGGCTCACATACTGGCCCTCCCGGGCCGCGTATCAGAAATGGTGGACCAGTGACCCCGTCGCCTCGTTCTGGGCGTCCCTCCCCGACGACGCAGGCGTATACCGCGAGATCCTCACCGTGCCGCCTGGGAAAACACAGCACGGGACGAATGTCTCAGACCGTATATCCGGCATGGCACACCTGGGTGAATTCGAGTCGATTCTGGATAAATCGGGGTATTGGGGGTGTTACTATGACCGGATGGGCGATGTCACGAAGGAGAATAAATTCCGCACTGAGGTATCGAAGAAACCAACACGAACACATCCATTATCGATTACTCCGCAAGGATCTGGAGAGGGTAGTGGCAATCTTCCCATCCGCAGAGGAAGGGTTCAACTCCCCACTCTCCCGGATAACATCGCCTTCGTAGTGGAAGGCCAAGACCACGGCCTTATCCTCcctggggagaaggagcacTGGCTCGAGAACTTCGACCAGCCAGTGACAGATTGGATATCTGACCTCGTCGCGGCAGGACCAGAAAAGGGGATTCTGGATTCGAGACTCTGCTACAACCCCGAGGGCGGGATGTACAAGGCCGTTGATGCGCAGCCGCGGGAGCTGAACTTCAACGACAAGGTGCAGCTGTTTTATTTTCTAGATATGGAGGCTATGGAGAGCATTGGGAGGGAGAATTTAGGGCATGTTAAGCTGAGACGCGGGTTTATGCAGAGTTATGGGCCTGGGGGTGTGATGACGGAGTTGCCTGGGAAGTTGCGGTTGTGGGTTGAGGCGAGTATCTTGAAGGGCAAAGACATGGAGTGTGAGTATATTGGATGCGTTGAGGGGACGGGGCTGATGGGGTTGAATTGGGATTGA
- a CDS encoding alpha/beta hydrolase (CAZy:CE10;~COG:V;~EggNog:ENOG410PN6T;~InterPro:IPR029058,IPR013094;~MEROPS:MER0043146;~PFAM:PF07859;~go_function: GO:0016787 - hydrolase activity [Evidence IEA]), whose protein sequence is MPLSYDAEYIKNAEPVLAAITSAFKAPVHDALALRAGLTAILDPFTGGMPDVPGIETTVHNVKSADGHIFSLYHVAPKRVDGAPPGPVILHAHGGGLIHGDGREWAKVIAVRAQETGIPFFTVDYRLTPESKFPAAIDDVYAALTWIHEHAEEFGVDRTRIAVMGESAGGNLAAAVSLKARDLALDPPLAKQILVYPMLDDRNTVPDPEIEPFTTWSYENNITAATAYIGADKVGKDGVSPYAAPARATDFKGLPALYIDVGALDIFRDECIAYAGKAAAANVNVELHVYSGVPHMFEPGGLGTGVVERAAANRLAAMKSF, encoded by the coding sequence ATGCCGCTAAGCTATGATGCCGAGTATATCAAAAATGCAGAGCCAGTGCTTGCTGCAATTACCTCTGCATTCAAAGCCCCCGTGCACGATGCTCTCGCCCTCCGAGCAGGCCTCACAGCAATCCTTGACCCATTTACAGGCGGCATGCCAGATGTCCCCGGAATAGAAACGACCGTCCACAACGTCAAATCAGCCGATGGCCACATATTCTCGCTATACCATGTCGCACCTAAGCGCGTCGATGGAGCCCCTCCAGGTCCAGTAATTCTCCACGCCCACGGAGGCGGTCTCATCCACGGCGACGGCCGAGAATGGGCCAAAGTAATCGCCGTCAGAGCCCAAGAGACAGGGATTCCCTTTTTCACAGTCGACTACCGCCTAACCCCCGAAAGCAAGTTCCCGGCGGCGATCGACGACGTCTACGCCGCGCTGACGTGGATCCACGAGCACGCCGAGGAATTTGGGGTAGATCGTACCCGCATCGCAGTTATGGGCGAGAGCGCTGGCGGAAACCTTGCCGCTGCTGTTTCTCTGAAGGCGCGTGATCTTGCTCTTGATCCTCCACTGGCGAAGCAGATCCTGGTATACCCGATGCTGGATGATCGGAATACCGTTCCGGATCCGGAGATTGAGCCTTTTACTACGTGGAGCTACGAGAACAATATCACAGCGGCAACGGCGTATATTGGGGCGGATAAGGTCGGGAAGGATGGTGTTTCGCCTTATGCGGCGCCTGCACGAGCTACGGACTTCAAGGGATTGCCCGCGCTGTACATTGACGTGGGGGCATTGGATATCTTCCGAGATGAATGTATTGCGTATGCTGGgaaggctgcggcggcgaatgTTAATGTCGAGCTTCATGTGTATTCCGGGGTTCCGCATATGTTTGAGCCGGGAGGACTTGGTACTGGTGTGGTTGAGCGGGCAGCGGCGAACAGGCTGGCTGCGATGAAGAGTTTTTAG